From Nitrobacter sp. NHB1, a single genomic window includes:
- a CDS encoding AAA family ATPase, whose amino-acid sequence MRIERLILERYGIFADHTLLFHPRAALHVVYGANEAGKTSALSAIGDLLFGFGGRTPYDFRHDSKTLRVGGAFRHSNGELIAARRRKGNKNTLIDAADQPLPDDWLTSLLGGVSREIYSREFGLTAQALRDGGNELLNAGGRLAETLAASSVGMTTLSRIREKLQLEADGLFTPRRSSGKPFYLALDRRDNADRRLRDAIVTREALQQSESAARDANEHLEALTAEHKVSGSTLARWQRTLRVYPKLARLEQLAAELAAFADLPAVPSQSLVEWRQSLDAEAAFDREMSTLDMADAADRAEIAALAVNETLLSERDAIDALRERLGAIRKAIEDLPRRRQARDAARDALDDAARRLGLASHEALLERLPTDLALAHVRDLLDRAGRLQQAITDADMRHARAQQELQDIAAGESEAHAVIDPEQLRQRLDALGDIPAQADRLRHDTASLDIESGALVAEAASLDPLPGALETLRSLPLPDGASIANHARAAERNESEEKWLRDALNAADNAIAASESELARLASSGSGPTRVDLAGARQERDIHLDGLRAVLDGDQASRFARLSDVMRSSQIIDSMTDLLLADTGRAARQEDAQQRIAAGRAERERIVTRLANLRTQITAAAAAWTQQWAPSGLTPRSPAVMQRWRERLDGILNRLDKRDAQKAGIDALAATLDANKAAVIAFLEGAGRSPDRTLPPNILFREAKARFDELQRAWTEARARSASKMRIERDVREATAARDAAQSGLSDLLQVWPMAMTGIGLTGEATTPQAEAALTVWNSVVVPKASHEREGRSVKTMEADIRTFDRDVFDIARSVAPHLGSEDAQETLARLLAALAETRSAGEARKRLFEACAKRAAARKGLEAQRASATMVLDEARRILAVADSAALHDTIDRLSARGQLENERARLLRDLHEASDGRDEAALRREQEGLDLDQLPGDIALETIRQEQLLKDITSASALSHQKQGELDALLKGRDASGTAAERAEANAELLSVAERWLLRAAASRLAARTIERHRAMVQDPLISRAGTLFAMATGDAFTGLGVAYGDDDQPILVAQRNSNNGEHVQITGLSEGTRDQLFLALRLALLERRTSEPMPFIGDDLLTSFDDERTLAGLRLLAAAGKHQQIILFTHHRHVVNLARTVQDHAVDFIDL is encoded by the coding sequence GTGAGAATCGAGCGGCTGATTCTCGAGCGTTACGGCATCTTCGCGGACCATACCCTGTTGTTTCATCCGAGGGCGGCCCTGCATGTCGTGTACGGCGCCAACGAAGCCGGAAAAACCTCGGCGCTTTCGGCCATCGGCGATCTGTTGTTCGGATTCGGTGGGCGAACGCCCTATGATTTCAGGCATGACAGCAAGACGTTGCGCGTCGGCGGCGCATTTCGCCACTCCAATGGCGAGCTGATCGCAGCGCGTCGGCGCAAGGGCAACAAGAATACGCTCATTGATGCCGCCGATCAGCCGCTGCCGGACGACTGGCTTACCTCCCTTCTCGGCGGGGTGTCTCGCGAGATCTACAGCCGTGAATTCGGCCTGACCGCGCAGGCGTTGCGTGACGGTGGCAACGAACTGCTCAACGCCGGCGGACGATTGGCCGAAACGCTCGCCGCAAGCTCGGTGGGGATGACGACGCTGTCACGGATCAGGGAAAAGCTGCAACTCGAAGCGGACGGTCTGTTCACGCCGCGCCGGTCGAGCGGCAAGCCATTCTATCTGGCGCTGGATCGCCGTGACAACGCGGACAGGAGATTGCGCGATGCCATCGTGACGCGTGAGGCTCTACAACAGTCGGAAAGCGCGGCGCGTGACGCGAATGAGCATCTGGAGGCACTGACCGCGGAACATAAGGTGAGTGGCAGTACGCTGGCGCGCTGGCAGCGGACGTTGCGCGTGTACCCGAAGCTGGCGCGGCTTGAGCAACTCGCCGCGGAATTGGCGGCATTTGCTGACCTGCCAGCGGTGCCATCGCAATCGCTCGTGGAATGGCGCCAATCGCTTGACGCGGAAGCCGCGTTCGATCGCGAGATGTCCACGCTGGACATGGCCGATGCGGCGGATCGCGCAGAGATTGCTGCCTTGGCTGTCAACGAGACGCTGCTATCGGAAAGAGATGCGATCGACGCGCTGCGCGAACGGCTCGGCGCGATACGCAAGGCCATCGAGGATTTGCCGCGACGCCGGCAGGCGCGCGATGCAGCGAGAGACGCGCTGGACGATGCCGCTCGGCGTCTCGGGCTGGCGTCGCATGAGGCGCTGCTGGAACGATTGCCGACCGACCTCGCGCTGGCGCATGTGCGCGATCTGCTCGATCGGGCCGGGCGCCTCCAACAGGCGATCACCGATGCCGACATGCGGCACGCCCGCGCGCAGCAGGAACTTCAGGATATCGCGGCCGGGGAAAGCGAGGCCCATGCCGTGATCGATCCCGAACAGTTGCGGCAGCGCCTCGATGCTTTGGGCGACATTCCCGCGCAAGCCGACCGGCTGCGCCACGACACAGCATCGCTCGATATCGAGTCCGGCGCGCTGGTCGCGGAGGCGGCTTCGCTGGATCCGTTGCCGGGCGCGCTCGAAACGTTACGGTCGCTACCGTTGCCAGACGGGGCCAGCATTGCAAATCATGCCCGTGCTGCGGAGCGAAACGAAAGCGAGGAGAAGTGGCTTCGCGACGCGCTTAATGCTGCCGACAATGCGATCGCCGCGTCCGAGTCCGAACTCGCCCGGCTGGCGAGCAGCGGTTCAGGGCCGACGCGTGTCGATCTCGCGGGCGCGCGACAAGAGCGGGACATCCATCTTGACGGACTGCGCGCCGTGCTCGACGGAGATCAGGCCTCGCGCTTTGCGCGCCTGTCCGACGTGATGCGATCGTCCCAGATCATCGATAGCATGACGGATTTGTTGCTGGCCGACACCGGACGCGCCGCCCGGCAGGAAGATGCGCAACAGCGCATCGCCGCCGGCCGCGCAGAACGTGAGCGGATCGTGACGAGACTGGCCAACCTGCGGACGCAGATAACTGCGGCCGCCGCGGCATGGACGCAGCAATGGGCGCCATCGGGTTTGACACCACGCAGTCCGGCCGTGATGCAGCGTTGGCGCGAGCGTCTGGACGGCATTCTCAATCGGTTGGACAAACGCGATGCGCAGAAGGCGGGCATCGACGCTCTGGCGGCAACGCTCGATGCAAACAAAGCTGCCGTTATTGCGTTTCTCGAAGGCGCCGGCCGGTCACCGGATCGTACATTGCCGCCGAATATCCTTTTTCGTGAAGCCAAGGCGCGATTTGATGAATTGCAAAGGGCGTGGACTGAGGCGAGAGCGCGGTCGGCGTCGAAGATGCGGATCGAACGTGATGTGAGGGAAGCCACTGCGGCGCGCGATGCGGCGCAATCGGGACTCTCGGATCTGCTTCAGGTGTGGCCGATGGCAATGACCGGCATCGGCTTGACGGGCGAGGCGACGACGCCTCAGGCCGAAGCGGCGTTGACGGTCTGGAACTCGGTTGTGGTGCCCAAAGCGAGCCATGAGCGCGAGGGACGCAGCGTCAAGACCATGGAAGCGGATATTCGGACGTTCGACCGTGACGTGTTCGACATCGCGCGCAGCGTCGCGCCGCATCTTGGAAGCGAAGACGCGCAAGAAACACTGGCGCGGCTCCTGGCTGCGCTGGCAGAAACGCGGAGCGCTGGTGAGGCTCGCAAGCGTTTGTTTGAGGCGTGCGCGAAACGGGCTGCGGCCCGCAAGGGCCTCGAGGCTCAGCGCGCGTCGGCCACGATGGTGCTTGACGAAGCTCGCCGAATTCTGGCCGTCGCCGACAGCGCCGCATTGCATGATACGATAGATCGCCTCTCGGCGAGGGGACAACTGGAGAACGAGCGGGCGCGATTGCTGCGCGATCTCCACGAGGCAAGCGACGGCCGCGACGAGGCGGCGTTGAGGCGGGAGCAAGAGGGGCTCGATCTCGATCAATTACCGGGTGACATCGCGCTGGAAACGATTCGACAGGAGCAATTGCTCAAGGATATCACCAGCGCGTCCGCTCTCAGTCATCAAAAGCAGGGCGAGCTAGATGCCTTGTTGAAGGGGCGCGATGCGAGCGGCACGGCTGCAGAACGAGCGGAGGCCAACGCCGAGCTTTTGTCCGTTGCCGAGCGCTGGCTGCTGCGGGCCGCCGCATCCCGGCTTGCCGCCCGTACCATCGAGCGGCATCGCGCCATGGTGCAGGATCCGCTGATCTCGCGCGCGGGCACGCTGTTTGCAATGGCGACCGGCGATGCTTTCACCGGTCTCGGCGTCGCTTATGGAGACGACGATCAGCCGATCCTTGTCGCGCAGCGTAATAGTAATAACGGAGAGCATGTGCAGATCACGGGTCTCAGCGAGGGGACACGCGATCAGTTGTTTTTGGCGTTACGCCTGGCACTGCTCGAGCGCCGGACATCGGAGCCAATGCCGTTCATTGGCGACGACCTGCTGACGAGCTTCGATGATGAGCGCACGCTGGCGGGACTTCGGTTGCTGGCCGCTGCCGGAAAGCATCAGCAGATTATTTTGTTCACGCATCACAGGCATGTCGTGAATCTGGCGAGAACCGTGCAGGATCATGCGGTCGATTTCATCGATCTGTGA
- a CDS encoding metallophosphoesterase family protein has protein sequence MRFTFIHAADLHIDSPLAGLGLKDKTVAERFAAAGRRAVEALVSETIESKAAFLIISGDIFDGDWKDVTTGLFFVRAVSALHRAGIPVFLVKGNHDAESVISRGLPYPETVHVFPSDKAATIPIETHRVALHGRSFPSRLTGDFVTTYPARREGWLNIGVLHTSLDGTRGHDGYAPCTVDDLKRFGYDYWALGHVHAAEIVNRDPWIVYPGNLQGRSVRETGAKGAMRVTVENGRIVEVTPLVLDCARWAHLTVDVSEAANDADVIEQVSAELAGAHAQSEGRPMAVRVTLVGATALHNQLVVRRESLQDDVRASGFQLSDDCWVEQVKVKTTLLQRSAAPLLSAESLDVDILLEQVANDPRFAADLAELAEAVKARLPKDLHDGFSDADMLRALARDARALLAGESS, from the coding sequence ATGCGTTTCACCTTTATTCACGCCGCCGATCTTCACATTGACAGCCCGCTCGCCGGCCTTGGCCTGAAAGACAAAACTGTTGCGGAGCGGTTTGCCGCCGCCGGTCGCCGTGCGGTGGAGGCGCTCGTTTCCGAGACGATCGAAAGCAAGGCCGCTTTTCTTATTATCTCCGGCGACATTTTTGACGGTGACTGGAAGGACGTCACGACCGGGTTGTTTTTCGTCCGCGCCGTTAGCGCGCTGCACCGCGCCGGCATTCCCGTCTTTCTGGTGAAGGGCAATCACGACGCCGAAAGTGTGATATCGCGCGGCCTTCCTTATCCCGAGACGGTTCATGTCTTTCCATCCGACAAGGCGGCAACGATACCGATCGAGACTCACCGTGTCGCGTTGCACGGGCGCAGTTTTCCCAGTCGGCTCACAGGCGATTTCGTCACCACCTATCCGGCGCGCCGCGAGGGTTGGCTCAACATTGGCGTGCTGCATACGTCGCTCGACGGAACGCGCGGTCACGACGGATACGCGCCGTGTACGGTCGATGACCTGAAGCGTTTCGGTTACGATTATTGGGCGCTTGGACATGTCCACGCGGCGGAGATCGTGAACCGCGATCCCTGGATCGTCTATCCCGGCAATCTGCAGGGGCGTAGCGTACGGGAAACCGGCGCAAAAGGCGCGATGCGCGTTACTGTCGAGAATGGCCGTATCGTAGAGGTGACGCCGTTGGTGCTGGACTGCGCACGATGGGCGCACCTCACGGTCGATGTGTCGGAAGCGGCGAATGATGCCGATGTGATCGAGCAAGTTTCGGCCGAATTGGCAGGCGCGCACGCGCAAAGCGAGGGCCGCCCGATGGCCGTTCGCGTCACGCTGGTCGGCGCGACGGCGCTGCACAACCAACTCGTTGTCAGGCGAGAGTCATTGCAGGACGATGTTCGCGCCAGTGGTTTCCAGCTCTCCGATGATTGTTGGGTCGAGCAGGTGAAAGTGAAAACCACATTACTGCAGCGATCGGCCGCGCCGCTGTTGTCGGCCGAAAGCCTTGATGTCGATATTCTTCTTGAGCAGGTCGCCAATGATCCCAGGTTCGCTGCGGACCTGGCTGAATTGGCCGAAGCGGTGAAAGCCAGGCTGCCGAAAGACCTGCACGATGGTTTCTCCGACGCCGACATGCTGAGGGCGCTGGCCCGCGATGCGCGCGCGCTGCTCGCCGGAGAATCGTCGTGA